A region of the Pseudomonas silesiensis genome:
TCGGGTGGAGATTGGTTGCAAGCAGCTGTATCACGATCGGGAAGAAGTGACGTGCCATTTGCGGCGGCTGGATGTGAAGAAACCGAAATCCCGGTGATACACGCGGAGCCCCTGTGGAGCTGCCAGCGAAAGCGGTGGGTCAGTCGACATAGATGTTGAATGTGACGCCCTCATCGCGAGCAAGCTCGCTCCCACAGTGAACTGGCGTCGTGCCTGGGTCCTGTGATCGACACAGCCCCCCCTGTGGGAGCTGGCTTGCCAGCGAAAGCGGTGGGTCAGGCGACATCGATGTTGAATGTGAGTCCGCCATCGCGGGCAAGCCCGCTCCCACAGGGTGTGGCGTGATGCCATAGATGACGTTAAACCCGGCAATGCGCGACAATGCCGGCAAGTTTCAGGAGTGAACCATGAGTGAAATGATCGAAACGCCGGTAGACGGCACCCTCGACGCCACCGGCCTCAACTGTCCGGAGCCGGTGATGATGTTGCACCAGCACATCCGTGACCTGGTGCCCGGCGGCCTGCTGAAGGTGATCGCCACCGATCCGTCGACCCGTCGCGACATTCCCAAGTTTTGTGTGTTTCTTGACCATGAATTGGTGGGGCAGCATGAAGCGGCAGGCACCTACCTTTACTGGATCCGCAAGAAGTCCGGTTAAAAACCTGAGTGGGCGTTATGGCCCCCTGTTGGCGCTGGCGAAAACGCCTTCGCCTGTAGGAGCGAGGCTTGCCCGCGAAGGCGGCCTCGAGCCTTGTACCGCCCATGAAGACGCTTTCGCCGGCAAGCCTGGCTCCTACGGTGAAGGCGGCCTCAAGCCTTGCACCGCCCATGAAGACGCTTTCGCCGGCAAGCCTGGCTCCTACGGTGAAGGCGGCCTCGAGCCTTGCACCGCCCATGAAGACGCCTTCGCCTGTAGGAGCGAGGCTTGCCCGCGAAGGCGGCCTCAAGCCTTGCACCGCCCATAAAGACGCCTTCGCCGGCAAGCCTGGCTCCTACGGTGAAGGCGGCCTCGAGCCTTGCTGCGCCCATGACGACGCCCTCGGCTGTAGGAGCGAGGCTTGCCCGCGAAGGCGGCCTCGAGCCTTGCACCGCCCATAAAGACGCTTTCGCCTGTAGGAGCGAGGCTTGCCCGCGAAGGCGGCCTCGAGCCTTGCACCGCCCATAAAGACGCTTTCGCCGGCAAGCCTGGCTCCTACGGTGAAGGCGGCCTCGAGCCTTGCACCGTCCCTGAAAACGCCTTCGCCTGTAGGAGCGAGGCTTGCCCGCGAAGGCGGCCTCAAGCCTTGCACCGCCCATAAAGACGCTTTCGCCGGCAAGCCTGGCTCCTACGGTGAAGGCGGCCTCGAGCCTTGCACCGCCCATGAAGACGCTTTCGCCGGCAAGCCTGGCTCCTACGGGGGTTCAGCGTTTCCCACCATTCAGCGGTATGCATCCCCTACACGAATCTGCCTGCGGGCACTGCGCGTCAGGCGGATCGACAGCATCAGCGCCGCGCAACTCAGGCCGACGATCAAGCCCTGCCACAGCCCGCTGGGGCCGCTCGGGGGGCCGAACCAGTCGGTCAGGCCCAGGATGTAACCCACGGGCAAACCGATGCCCCAGTAGGCGAACAGGGTCAGGATCATCGTTACCCGGGTGTCCTGGTAGCCCCGCAACGCGCCGGCCGCGGTGACCTGGATCGCGTCGGAGAACTGGAACAGCGCCGAATACACGATCAGCATCGCCGCCACCTGGATCACCGTCGGGTCGGCGGTGTAGATGGTTGCGATCTGTTCGCGCAGCAACAGCATCATGCTCGCCGAAATGCACGCATACGCCAGCGCCGTGCCCATGCCGACCCCGGCGGCGAAGCGCGCTTCACGGGGTTGCTGGCGCCCGAGGGCCTGGCCGACGCGCACGGTCACGGCCATGCCGAGGGAGTAGGGGATCATGAACACCAGCGAGCTGAAGTTCAGCGCGATCTGGTGCCCGGCGACCACCGTTGCGCCAAGGCTGCCGATCAGCAGGGCGATCACGGCGAAGATGCTCGATTCGGCGAACACCGCAATCCCGATCGGCATGCCGATGCCCAGCAGGCGTTTGATAACCGACCATTGCGGCCAGTCGAAACGGCTGAACAGCTTGCTCGATTGGTAGGCTGGCGCCCAGCGTTCCCAGCCGGCCATGCCCAGGGCCATGACCCACATCACGATCGCCGTGGCCCAGCCACAACCGACGCCGCCCATGGCCGGCACCCCGAAGTGGCCATAGATGAACACGTAGTTCAGCGGAATGTTCAGCGCCAGCCCGCACAAGCCGAGGACCATGGCCGGGCGCGTGCGGCCCAGGCCGTCACTGAAGCAGCGCAGTACATGGTAGACGGCGACGGCGGGCAGGCCGCTGGCGATGCCGTGCAGGTATTGCATGCAGGGGCCGATCAGTTCGGGATCGACCTTCATCAGGTGCAGGATCGGTTCGGCGCTGAATAGCATGATGGTTGCAATCAAACCAACCACCAGGGCCAGCCACAGGGCCTGACGCACGATCGGGCCGATTTCGCTGTGGGTGCCGGCGCCGAAACGCTGGGCGACTTTCGGGGTGGTGGCCAGCAGGGTGCCCGTCATCAACAGGAACACCGGGACCCAGATCGAGTTGCCCAGCGCC
Encoded here:
- the tusA gene encoding sulfurtransferase TusA yields the protein MSEMIETPVDGTLDATGLNCPEPVMMLHQHIRDLVPGGLLKVIATDPSTRRDIPKFCVFLDHELVGQHEAAGTYLYWIRKKSG
- a CDS encoding MATE family efflux transporter, whose product is MNSVTDRPAAPALTRPARVRLELKTLLALALPIMVAQLATTAMGFVDAVMAGRVGPRDLAAVALGNSIWVPVFLLMTGTLLATTPKVAQRFGAGTHSEIGPIVRQALWLALVVGLIATIMLFSAEPILHLMKVDPELIGPCMQYLHGIASGLPAVAVYHVLRCFSDGLGRTRPAMVLGLCGLALNIPLNYVFIYGHFGVPAMGGVGCGWATAIVMWVMALGMAGWERWAPAYQSSKLFSRFDWPQWSVIKRLLGIGMPIGIAVFAESSIFAVIALLIGSLGATVVAGHQIALNFSSLVFMIPYSLGMAVTVRVGQALGRQQPREARFAAGVGMGTALAYACISASMMLLLREQIATIYTADPTVIQVAAMLIVYSALFQFSDAIQVTAAGALRGYQDTRVTMILTLFAYWGIGLPVGYILGLTDWFGPPSGPSGLWQGLIVGLSCAALMLSIRLTRSARRQIRVGDAYR